The nucleotide sequence TTTGCACTGCATGGATCTTCTAAGGTATTTGGATGTACTGGTATAGCATTGGCTATCTACAGCACTGCAAAGCCTGAAAAGAAAAAAATTGTAGCTGGTTTACTTATACCAGCAACAATAACAGCTATTGTAGCGGGCATTACTGAACCTCTTGAGTTTACGTTTTTATTTATAGCTCCAGCATTATTTGCAGTACATGCTGTGTTGGCTGCAACTTTAGCGGCAATAGAATATGCATTTGGTGTTGTAGGTAATTTTGGAGGGGGATTAATTGATTGGTTTGCACAAAACTGGCTGCCATTATTTAAGTATCATCCAGTTACTTATATAACTCAAATAATAATAGGATTATGTTTTACAGCAATATATTTCTTAGTATTCCGTTTCTTAATATTAAAGTTTAATTTTGCTACTCCTGGACGAGAGATAGATGATGAAGAAACAAAACTTTATACAAAAGCTGATTATAAGGCAAAACAAGGCGCAGCTGAGGAAGTTAAGAATGATGAAATAGATGGAAGTCAAGCTATGCAATTTTTACAAGCCTTAGGTGGAAGTGAAAATATTGCAGATGTTACTAATTGTGCAACTAGACTGCGTGTATCTGTAAAAGATGAAAGTAAGTTATTACCAGATAGTGTTTTCAAAAAAGCTGGAGCACATGGAGTGGTTAGAAATGGAAAAGCCATTCAAGTTATAGTTGGATTATCAGTTCCGCAGGTAAGAGAAGAGTTTGAGGGATTACTTATAAAGTCATAAATTAGTATTAAATAAATAATCAATTTGTTATCTAAAATTAATAAAAATAGATATTTATATTTAAGGAGGAAAAGATTATGAAAAAATTTTCAGTTGTAATAGCAGGTGGAGGAAGTACTTTTACACCAGGAATAGTATTAATGTTATTGGACAATATGGATAAATTCCCTATAAGAAAGCTTAAATTTTATGACAATGATAAAGAAAGACAAGCGATAGTAGCTGGAGCTTGTGAGATAATATTAAAAGAAAAGGCACCAGAAATAGAATTCCTTGCAACAACAAATCCAAAGGAAGCATTTACAGATGTTGATTTTGTTATGGCTCATATAAGAGTTGGTAAATATGCAATGCGTGAATTAGATGAAAAAATTCCATTAAAGTATGGAGTGGTTGGTCAAGAAACTTGTGGACCAGGAGGAATAGCTTATGGAATGAGATCTATAGGTGGAGTTATTGAAATTCTTGATTATATGGAGAAATATTCACCAAATGCATGGATGCTAAATTACTCCAATCCGGCAGCAATAGTTGCAGAGGCAACAAGAAAACTAAGACCTAATTCTAAAATATTAAACATCTGTGATATGCCTATAGGAATAGAAACAAGGATGGCAGAAATATTGGGATTAGAGTCAAGAAAAGAAATGACAGTTAAGTATTATGGACTTAACCACTTCGGGTGGTGGTCAGATATACGTGATAAAGATGGCAATGATTTAATGCCAAAGTTAAAGGAACACGTTAAAAAGTATGGTTATGTAGCTGAAAATGGGGATACTCAACACACTGATGCTAGTTGGAACGATACTTTTGCTAAAGCTAAAGATGTATATGCAGTAGATCCAAGTACATTGCCAAACACTTATTTAAAATATTATTTATTTCCAGATTATGTAGTTGAACATTCTAATAAAGAATATACAAGAGCAAATGAAGTGATGGATGGGCGTGAAAAATTTGTATTCGGTGAATGTAAAAAAGTTATAGAAAATCAGTCTACAAAAGGTTGTAAAATGGAGATAGATGAACATGCTTCTTATATAGTTGATTTAGCAAGAGCAATTTCATATAACACACATGAAAGAATGTTATTGATAGTACCTAATAATGGATCAATTGAAAACTTTGACTCTACAGGTATGGTAGAAATACCTTGTATAGTTGGAAGTAATGGACCAGAGCCATTAACAATGGGAAAAATCCCTCAATTTCAAAAGGGCTTGATGGAACAACAAGTTTCTGTAGAGAAATTAGTAGTTGAGGCATGGAAAGAAAAATCATATCAAAAGTTATGGCAGGCTATAACCCTTTCTAGGACCGTTCCTAGTGCAAAAGTTGCTAAACAAATACTAGATGAGTTAATAGAAGTAAATAAAGATTACTGGCCAGAATTAAATTAATAAAGCATATAGTGAGTGAAAACAATTAAAATTTTCAAGAAAAGTACTAATCGAATAGGTTGGTACTTTTTTTATACAGAAGTGGGTAAGATGAGTACTAACAGTTGATAAAATTAATCCCCCAACTTAATTATATCATATGGAATTTTTAAATAATAGGCTTATAATTTGTGCTTATTGTGTGTATTATAGGAACAGATATTATTGATAAATGGTTTACCTATACAGAGAAAAGAAGAAGGGGTATGTGTATGAATTCATATGTGCTTGGTTTTAAGGAAATTGATAAAACAAAGATTTCCATGGTTGGAGGTAAAGGCGCAAATCTAGGGGAACTATCTAGGGTTGCAGGAATTTTAATACCGGAAGGCTTTTGTGTTACTACAGAAGCATACAAGAAGATAATTGAAAAAAGTAAGGAATTTAATGAGTTGTTAGACGAATTATCATGTCTTAGACTGGAGGATGGGGAAAAAGTTTATGAAGTTAGCAAGAAAATTCGTATGGTCATTGAAAGAATATCCATTCCTAAAGATATAGTAGAAGAGATTGATGTGTATCTCACAAGGTTAGGTGAAAAAGATGCATATGCTGTACGTTCCAGTGCAACTGCAGAGGATTTGCCGACAGCATCCTTTGCCGGACAGCAGGATACATATTTAAATATTATTGGTAAAAAGTCAATTTTAGAACATATCAGTAAGTGCTGGGCATCTCTATTTACTGACAGGGCAGTAATTTATCGTCTTCAAAATGGCTTCGACCACCGAAAAGTCTATATATCTGTGGTTATTCAAAAGATGATATTTCCAAAGGCAGCAGGGATTTTGTTTACGGCTGATCCTGTGAATTCTAATAGGAAGGTGTTATCTATTGATGCAAGCTTTGGTCTTGGTGAAGCTTTAGTTTCTGGGTTGGTGAATGCTGATATGTATAAGGTGCTGAGTGGTAAGATTACCGATAAGAAGGTATCTAAAAAGAAACTAGCTATTTATGCTTCAAAAGATGGTGGTACAAAAGCACAAGAGCTTGAGATTGAAAAACAAAATAAGCAAGTGTTGACAGAAGAGCAGATTTTACAGTTGGAGCATATTGGCAGAAGCATTGAGGAACATTTTAGCTTTCCTCAGGATATAGAGTGGTGTTTAAATCAAGATACATTTTATATTCTTCAGAGTCGTCCAATTACTACTTTATATCCAATTCCTAAAGCAAATGATGAAGAAAATCATGTATATATATCTGTGGGTCATCAGCAAATGATGACAGATCCCCTGAAACCACTTGGAATGTCTTTATATGAGTTAACATCATTTGGGAACAGATTTAAAGCTGGTGGAAGGTTATTTTTTGATGTTACACAAATGTTGGCTTCAAAGGATAGCAGAAAAATGTTATTAAATAATATGGAACAACACGATCCTCTCATGAAAGATGCATTAGTTACCATAATAGAACGAGATTTTATAAAAGCTTTACCAAGTGATAATGGGAATCAAAGTAAAAGCAATAAAGGAGTATCAGCAGGAGAGTCAGAGAATCAAATTGAAAACAACCCGACAATTGTTTCTGATTTAATTAATAAGAATCAAGCATCTATAGAAGAGCTAAAAGAAAACATAAAAACAAAATCGGGATTAGAGTTAATTGATTTTATTCGAACAGATGTAGAGGAGTTAAAGAAAATTTTATCCGACCCACAAAGTTCAGCTGTATTTATGACTGCTATAAATGCTTCACATTGGATAAATGAAAAAATGAGGGATTGGTTGGGTGAAAAAAATGCAGCAGATATTCTTTCTCAATCTGTACCAAACAATATTACTTCAAAAATGGGTTTGGAGCTACTAGAGATTGCAGATGTGATTCGCCCTTATCCGGAAATAATAGACTATTTACAACATGTAAAGGATGATAACTTTTTGGAGGAAATAGTTAAATTTAATGGTGGTCATGAGGTTAAGAATGCAATTTTGTCTTATCTTAGCAAATACGGAATGAGATGCAGCGGAGAAATTGATATAACCAGAACACGTTTAAGTGAAAAACCAATTACACTTGTTCCTATGATTCTTAATAATATAAAAAACTTTGAGACTGGTGCAGCAAATATAAAATTTCAGCAAGGAAAACAGAAAGCTTTAGAAAAGGAACAAGAGTTATTGGAAAGGTTAAAACAATTACCGGATGGTGAACAAAAGGCAAAAGAGACAAAACGAATGATTAAGCTAATTCGAAATTTTATAGGTTATCGCGAATATCCTAAATACGGAATGGTTAATCGCTACTTCATTTATAAGCAGGCTTTGATGAAAGAAGCTGAAAAACTTGCAAATATAGGTGCTATTCATGAAAAAGAAGATATTTACTATCTTACATTTGAAGAACTTAGGGAAGTTATACGCACAAAAAAAGTGGATTACAGTATAATAAATAAACGAAAAAATGAGCACAAATTATATGAAAAACTAATACCACCACGTGTTATAACTTCTGATGGTGAAATTGTTGAAGGTGAATACAAAAGAGAAAATGTACCAGAGGGAGCTATTATAGGATTATCGGTTTCTTCTGGAGTTATAGAAGGGCGTGCGCGTGTCATTTTAAATATGGAAGATGCAAATCTAGAGGCAGGAGACATATTAGTAACTTCATTTACTGATCCAAGCTGGACACCTCTATTTGTATCCATAAAGGGTTTAGTAACTGAAGTTGGTGGATTGATGACACATGGAGCGGTTATTGCACGTGAGTATGGTTTACCAGCAGTTATAGGAGTGGAGAATGCCACAAAATTAATAAAAGATGGGCAGCAAATTCGTGTGAATGGAACAGAAGGATATGTAGAAATACTATAAATATTCTTTGATATTGATAAAAAAATTTTAAAAATATGTTATGAAGTCAGTCGGCAGGTTCATGCAGTTTTCAATGAATTGGTGTAAAATTTAATATATGTAAGTTTTTAATTGGAAAAGGAAGGCTATAAATATAATGTCTAGACATTTTATCTAACTGAAGGAGGAAAAAATGAAATTAAAAGTTTTAGTAGATAATAATACATATATTGACCAATATTATTTAGGTGAACCTGCTGTTTCATATTATATTGAAGACGAAAGTACTAAGCTATTATTAGATGTTGGATATTCTGATATATTTATTAAAAATGCCAGTGCGTTAGATGTAGATTTGAAAAATATAGATACTATTGTCATTTCACATGGTCATGATGATCATACAAGAGGGTTAAAATACTATTTTGAACAAAGTAGTGTAGGTGAGATCTCTATAATTGCTCATAAGGATGCATTTAAAGAAAAAATAAAGGATAAATTGAAAATATGTTCTCCTATTTTACAGGAGGAACTAAGAGAAAAATGTAATTTGATTTTATCGAAAGAACCTAAGAAAGTTAGTGAAAACTTAATATTTTTAGGGAAAATACCTAAGATAAATAATTTTGAAAATAGAAAATCCATAGGAAAACAAGTTGATGGTGGAAAATTAGTAGACGATTATGTAATGGATGATACAGCGCTGGCATATAAAAGTAAAAACGGTATTTATATTATTACAGGATGTTCTCACAGTGGTATTTGCAATATTGTAGAATATGCAAAGCAAGTTTGCAGGGATAACAGAGTTATAGGAATCATAGGTGGGTTTCATTTATTTGAAGTAAATGAGCAAGTGCAGAAAACCATAGATTATCTAGTACAAAATAATATAAAAGAGTTATATCCTTGTCATTGTACCTCGTTTTTAGTTAGAGCAGAAATACATAAAAAGTTGCCTGTAAAAGAAGTTGGAGTAGGACTAGAAATTAACTGGTAATAATATATATACTTTTTAAAGTATGAATTAGAAATTTCAATACTGGGGATATAAGTAAGAGTATATAATTGAAAGGGAGTTTTAGTATGAATTTAACTGGAAACACAATACTTATAACTGGTGGAGCTACAGGTATAGGATTAGAGCTGACAAAGCAATTTGTTGAATTGGGAAACGAAGTAATCATTTGTGGTAGACGTGAATCTAGATTAAAGGAAGCAAAAAAAGCTATACCTTCAATACATACTATAGTTTGCGATGTGGCATCATCACAAAGTAGAGAAGAATTAATGAACGAGATAAAGAAAAATTATTCTAATATAAATATTTTAATTAACAATGCTGGGATGCAGCAAGATGTAGATTTGACAAAGGGAATAGAAGACCTCGTTAAAGATAATTTAATAGAAGTTGATATAAATCTAAAAGCTCCAATATATTTGGCAGGTATGTTTGTGGAACATTTTAAGGAAAGAAAACTGAAAAGCACAATAATAAATGTATCTTCAGGGCTGGGTTTTGTGCCAATGGCTAGGGTGCCAATTTATTGTGCAACTAAGGCTGCAATGCATTCTTATACTTTGTCCTTAAGACATCAGCTTAAGGATTTAGGAATAGAAGTTATTGAAGTTGTACCGCCTGCAGTTGTATCTGAACTAAATAGCAGCGCAAGAGCAAAACTTGGTACAAATGATTTCTCAGTACCTACTAAAGATTTTGTGGCAGGTGTAATAGATGGTCTAAAAGAAAATAGAAAGGAAATAGGATATGGGACTTCTGAAAACTTTATTAAGGCGTCAAGAAACGACTTGGATATAGCATTTGAAAGAATGAATAATAGATAAGTTAAAAAATACTAAGGGCAGAGATGCTCTTTTTTATTTGATATAAGTTAAGAATGATTTTAGTTAGATATAAATAATATTTTTAAGCATATTACATTTATTACATAAAAATCCTGTGGTATAATGTGGATATAAAGTATAATAAGGGGGAATTTTAATGAGAAAAAAGTTTAGTTTTTTATTAATTATTTTTATGATGCTTCTAAACGTAAATTTTACAGTTAAAGCTGCTTCTTTTGGTTATGGTAGTTTGAAAACATCAGAAACTTCATCTAATGTTTTATTCATCGGTCGTTTTGATACAAGCGATCCTGCTGGTCCAAAGTTTGCATGGAGTAACAGTACCATAAAGGCAAATTTTAATGGTACAGGAATAAGTGTAAATTTAAAATCTTCAGGAGACAATTGGTTTAATGTTATAATTGATGGAATAGTAAAGATGCCAGTTAATGTAACTTCAAGTAACTCATCACCTATTGTATTAGCAGAGGGACTTACAAATGGAAAACATACAGTAGAATTGGTTAAGAGAACTGAAGCGTCAGTTGGAGAAGTTCAATTTTTAGGTTTTATTGTTGATGGTGGAGAATTAATTTCACCTCCGCAACCTTTACAAAAAAGAATAATGTTTATTGGGGATTCAATTACCTGTGGATATGGAAATGAAGGTAAAAGTCAATATCAATCCTTTACGACAAAAAATGAAAATGCATATCTTTCCTATGGTGCCATAACCTCTAGACTTTTAAGAGCTGAACCTATGACTATTTGTTGGTCAGGAAAAGGTTTAATTAGAAATTCTGGAGGAAACACAACTGATTTAATGCCTGATTTGTACCAAAGAATATTGCCGTATACATCAACACCTCTTTGGGATACGAACAGATGGGTACCTCAAGTGGTTGTAATTAATTTATGTACAAATGACTTTAGTATAGGTATTCCAGATAGGACAACTTTTGTTACAGCCTATTCAACATTTATAGATCGTATTCGCAGTCAATATCCTACTGCACATATATACTGTGCAGTAGGACCTATGTTAAATGGAGATAACCTAAAAAGTGCAAGGGATTATATTAATAGTGCTGTAGAGATGAAAAATTCTTCAGGAGATCAAAAGGTTCATTTTATTGAGTTTCCAGTGCAGGATTCTGCAAATGGATATGGTGAGGACTGGCATCCTACCGTAAAAACTCATGAATTGATGGCTGTTCAGCTTTATAAAGCAATTAAAGCTGATTTAGGTTGGTAAGGTTGTAAAAAATCAAAATTGAATAATTAATAATTGCCACTCATTTGTTTTGGGTGGCAATTATGTTTATATAAAATGATAAGAATTTAATTGTAAATTATTAAAAGGTTACTCATTAGTTTTAATACTATTAATAAAAATATAAAACAATATACATTATATGTTTATAAAATAATATATATGGGTTATTATACTTTTAAAGGAAATTAATAATAAATATGTAAAGAAAATTTAGAAATGAGGAGAAATAATGATATTGAACAAAAGAAAAAAATACTTTCAGCTATGTTAGTATCAGTACTTTTAGTGTCGCCAAAAATTAATAGTAAAGTGTATGCTTCTATACCATCAAGCTGTAAGGCAGGTGCTTTTCTTGGATGGGCTGAAAACCTTGAAACTAAGGATATTATGGGTGATCCAGCTTATAGTGGAAAAGTAAATATGGTAGCTTTTGATGTTGCCAATTGGTCAGATAACGATAGTGATGATAATCACAAAAACAA is from Clostridium acetobutylicum ATCC 824 and encodes:
- a CDS encoding SGNH/GDSL hydrolase family protein, encoding MRKKFSFLLIIFMMLLNVNFTVKAASFGYGSLKTSETSSNVLFIGRFDTSDPAGPKFAWSNSTIKANFNGTGISVNLKSSGDNWFNVIIDGIVKMPVNVTSSNSSPIVLAEGLTNGKHTVELVKRTEASVGEVQFLGFIVDGGELISPPQPLQKRIMFIGDSITCGYGNEGKSQYQSFTTKNENAYLSYGAITSRLLRAEPMTICWSGKGLIRNSGGNTTDLMPDLYQRILPYTSTPLWDTNRWVPQVVVINLCTNDFSIGIPDRTTFVTAYSTFIDRIRSQYPTAHIYCAVGPMLNGDNLKSARDYINSAVEMKNSSGDQKVHFIEFPVQDSANGYGEDWHPTVKTHELMAVQLYKAIKADLGW
- the ppsA gene encoding phosphoenolpyruvate synthase; this translates as MNSYVLGFKEIDKTKISMVGGKGANLGELSRVAGILIPEGFCVTTEAYKKIIEKSKEFNELLDELSCLRLEDGEKVYEVSKKIRMVIERISIPKDIVEEIDVYLTRLGEKDAYAVRSSATAEDLPTASFAGQQDTYLNIIGKKSILEHISKCWASLFTDRAVIYRLQNGFDHRKVYISVVIQKMIFPKAAGILFTADPVNSNRKVLSIDASFGLGEALVSGLVNADMYKVLSGKITDKKVSKKKLAIYASKDGGTKAQELEIEKQNKQVLTEEQILQLEHIGRSIEEHFSFPQDIEWCLNQDTFYILQSRPITTLYPIPKANDEENHVYISVGHQQMMTDPLKPLGMSLYELTSFGNRFKAGGRLFFDVTQMLASKDSRKMLLNNMEQHDPLMKDALVTIIERDFIKALPSDNGNQSKSNKGVSAGESENQIENNPTIVSDLINKNQASIEELKENIKTKSGLELIDFIRTDVEELKKILSDPQSSAVFMTAINASHWINEKMRDWLGEKNAADILSQSVPNNITSKMGLELLEIADVIRPYPEIIDYLQHVKDDNFLEEIVKFNGGHEVKNAILSYLSKYGMRCSGEIDITRTRLSEKPITLVPMILNNIKNFETGAANIKFQQGKQKALEKEQELLERLKQLPDGEQKAKETKRMIKLIRNFIGYREYPKYGMVNRYFIYKQALMKEAEKLANIGAIHEKEDIYYLTFEELREVIRTKKVDYSIINKRKNEHKLYEKLIPPRVITSDGEIVEGEYKRENVPEGAIIGLSVSSGVIEGRARVILNMEDANLEAGDILVTSFTDPSWTPLFVSIKGLVTEVGGLMTHGAVIAREYGLPAVIGVENATKLIKDGQQIRVNGTEGYVEIL
- a CDS encoding MBL fold metallo-hydrolase, with protein sequence MKLKVLVDNNTYIDQYYLGEPAVSYYIEDESTKLLLDVGYSDIFIKNASALDVDLKNIDTIVISHGHDDHTRGLKYYFEQSSVGEISIIAHKDAFKEKIKDKLKICSPILQEELREKCNLILSKEPKKVSENLIFLGKIPKINNFENRKSIGKQVDGGKLVDDYVMDDTALAYKSKNGIYIITGCSHSGICNIVEYAKQVCRDNRVIGIIGGFHLFEVNEQVQKTIDYLVQNNIKELYPCHCTSFLVRAEIHKKLPVKEVGVGLEINW
- a CDS encoding SDR family NAD(P)-dependent oxidoreductase yields the protein MNLTGNTILITGGATGIGLELTKQFVELGNEVIICGRRESRLKEAKKAIPSIHTIVCDVASSQSREELMNEIKKNYSNINILINNAGMQQDVDLTKGIEDLVKDNLIEVDINLKAPIYLAGMFVEHFKERKLKSTIINVSSGLGFVPMARVPIYCATKAAMHSYTLSLRHQLKDLGIEVIEVVPPAVVSELNSSARAKLGTNDFSVPTKDFVAGVIDGLKENRKEIGYGTSENFIKASRNDLDIAFERMNNR
- a CDS encoding 6-phospho-alpha-glucosidase gives rise to the protein MKKFSVVIAGGGSTFTPGIVLMLLDNMDKFPIRKLKFYDNDKERQAIVAGACEIILKEKAPEIEFLATTNPKEAFTDVDFVMAHIRVGKYAMRELDEKIPLKYGVVGQETCGPGGIAYGMRSIGGVIEILDYMEKYSPNAWMLNYSNPAAIVAEATRKLRPNSKILNICDMPIGIETRMAEILGLESRKEMTVKYYGLNHFGWWSDIRDKDGNDLMPKLKEHVKKYGYVAENGDTQHTDASWNDTFAKAKDVYAVDPSTLPNTYLKYYLFPDYVVEHSNKEYTRANEVMDGREKFVFGECKKVIENQSTKGCKMEIDEHASYIVDLARAISYNTHERMLLIVPNNGSIENFDSTGMVEIPCIVGSNGPEPLTMGKIPQFQKGLMEQQVSVEKLVVEAWKEKSYQKLWQAITLSRTVPSAKVAKQILDELIEVNKDYWPELN